The proteins below come from a single Kitasatospora sp. NBC_00315 genomic window:
- a CDS encoding cytochrome P450: MPVQPHTDQPEPQRSGGAPAQPPLFTWEFAADPYPAYAWLREHAPVHRTTLPSGVEAWLVTRYADARQALADGRLSKNPAHHSEQAHRTGRVGIPGERQADLMTHLLNIDPPDHTRLRRLVSKAFTPRRVAEFGPRVQQLTDRLLDSFAARGSADLIHEFAFPLPIYAICDLLGVPPEDQDDFRDWAAMMIRHGGGPRGGVARAVKRIRAYLLELIHRKRADLGDDLISDLIRASDHGEHLTENEAAAMCFVLLFAGFETTINLIGNGMYALFRNPGQLDLLQGSLARGERGLLETGIEELLRYDGPVELATWRFATEPLAIGGVDIPVGDPVLVVLAAADRDPARFADENTLDLARKDNPHLGFGHGIHYCIGAPLARLEGQAALATLLTRLPDLRLAADPADLRWRGGLIMRGLRELPIEFTPEKASDPVDSP; encoded by the coding sequence ATGCCTGTTCAGCCGCACACCGACCAGCCCGAACCGCAGCGCTCCGGTGGGGCGCCCGCCCAGCCGCCCCTGTTCACGTGGGAGTTCGCCGCCGATCCGTACCCCGCTTACGCGTGGTTGCGCGAGCACGCCCCCGTGCACCGCACGACCCTCCCCAGCGGGGTGGAGGCCTGGCTGGTCACCCGGTACGCGGACGCCCGACAGGCGTTGGCCGACGGCCGGCTCTCCAAGAATCCCGCCCATCACAGCGAGCAGGCGCACCGCACGGGCCGGGTGGGCATTCCGGGGGAGCGGCAGGCGGACCTCATGACGCACCTGCTCAACATCGACCCGCCGGACCACACCCGGTTGCGCCGACTGGTCTCCAAGGCGTTCACCCCGCGCCGGGTGGCCGAGTTCGGACCGAGGGTCCAGCAGCTGACCGACCGCCTGCTCGACTCCTTCGCGGCGCGCGGATCGGCCGATCTGATCCACGAGTTCGCCTTCCCCCTCCCCATCTACGCGATCTGCGACCTGCTGGGGGTTCCTCCGGAGGACCAGGACGACTTCCGCGACTGGGCCGCGATGATGATCCGGCACGGCGGCGGCCCGCGCGGCGGGGTGGCCAGGGCGGTGAAGCGGATCCGGGCGTACCTGCTGGAGCTGATCCACCGCAAGCGGGCCGATCTCGGGGACGACCTGATCTCCGATCTGATCCGGGCGAGCGACCACGGGGAGCACCTCACCGAGAACGAGGCCGCGGCGATGTGCTTCGTCCTCCTCTTCGCGGGATTCGAGACGACGATCAACCTGATCGGCAACGGCATGTACGCGCTGTTCCGGAACCCGGGGCAGCTCGATCTGCTCCAGGGCTCCCTCGCGCGTGGCGAGCGCGGGCTGCTGGAGACCGGGATCGAGGAGCTGCTCCGCTACGACGGTCCGGTGGAGCTGGCCACCTGGCGGTTCGCCACCGAGCCGCTGGCCATCGGCGGGGTGGACATCCCGGTGGGTGATCCGGTGCTGGTGGTGCTGGCGGCGGCCGACCGCGACCCGGCCCGGTTCGCCGACGAGAACACGCTCGACCTCGCCCGCAAGGACAACCCGCACCTGGGGTTCGGTCACGGCATCCACTACTGCATCGGCGCCCCGCTGGCCCGACTGGAGGGGCAGGCCGCGCTGGCGACGCTGCTGACCCGGCTGCCCGATCTGCGCCTCGCGGCGGATCCGGCCGATCTGCGCTGGCGCGGTGGCCTGATCATGCGCGGACTGCGGGAACTGCCGATCGAATTCACGCCGGAGAAGGCGTCGGATCCGGTCGACTCGCCCTGA
- a CDS encoding septum formation initiator family protein, with protein MAGWKIPGFAGRPRFTSRATVLVLVLCSLVAILAYPTRQFISQRSEISAQRARAEHARQQVEELRREKARWQDPEFVKAQARARLHYAMPGETPYISVDPAAGAARTPAPADGGTAAGTSAAGPAKAAEPWYASIWDSVDAADAAPAAPVAQAPVPIPVPARDSAP; from the coding sequence ATGGCAGGCTGGAAGATTCCGGGCTTCGCGGGGCGTCCGCGCTTCACGAGCCGGGCGACCGTCCTCGTCCTGGTGCTCTGTTCGCTGGTGGCGATCCTGGCCTACCCGACCCGGCAGTTCATCTCCCAGCGCTCCGAGATCTCCGCCCAGCGCGCCAGGGCCGAACACGCCAGGCAGCAGGTCGAGGAACTCCGCCGGGAGAAGGCGCGCTGGCAGGATCCGGAGTTCGTCAAGGCGCAGGCCCGCGCCCGGCTGCACTACGCGATGCCGGGTGAGACCCCGTACATCTCGGTCGACCCGGCCGCCGGAGCCGCCAGGACACCCGCCCCGGCCGACGGCGGCACCGCCGCCGGCACCTCCGCCGCCGGCCCGGCGAAGGCCGCCGAACCCTGGTACGCGAGCATCTGGGACTCGGTCGACGCGGCCGACGCCGCGCCCGCCGCCCCGGTCGCCCAGGCCCCCGTCCCCATCCCCGTCCCCGCAAGAGACAGCGCCCCATGA
- a CDS encoding SDR family NAD(P)-dependent oxidoreductase — protein MRVTGAVVVIAVLRGGSGADLARRFTAAGAAGVLIADEDPNHAEDLAAELDRPGCPVVGVCGDIRRPSDVAALVDTAEKHLGPIDLFCVSGPGGERIVPLADLPHHLGRLAELLALVGEAIGEVVPQQRRAAEDEPAYATVAALGAVPAVPAVTAVAAVAEQA, from the coding sequence GTGCGGGTAACCGGGGCAGTGGTGGTCATCGCGGTACTGAGGGGCGGCTCGGGGGCCGACCTGGCCCGCCGGTTCACGGCCGCCGGAGCCGCCGGGGTGCTCATCGCCGACGAGGACCCCAACCACGCCGAGGACCTCGCCGCCGAACTCGACCGTCCGGGCTGCCCGGTCGTCGGGGTGTGCGGCGACATCCGGCGCCCGAGCGACGTCGCCGCCCTGGTCGACACCGCCGAGAAGCACCTCGGCCCGATCGACCTCTTCTGCGTGTCCGGCCCGGGCGGCGAGCGGATCGTCCCGCTCGCCGACCTCCCCCACCACCTCGGCCGGCTCGCCGAACTGCTCGCCCTGGTCGGCGAGGCGATCGGCGAGGTCGTCCCGCAGCAGCGCCGCGCCGCCGAGGACGAGCCCGCGTACGCCACCGTCGCCGCCCTCGGCGCCGTGCCCGCCGTGCCCGCCGTCACCGCCGTGGCCGCCGTGGCCGAGCAGGCCTGA
- a CDS encoding nucleoside deaminase: MTTPDDHALLRRAIALAAEARTSGNPPFGSLLSAPDGTVLAEDRNTTLTDRDITAHPELKLARWAARELDAATAAETTMYTSCQPCGMCEAAIRQAGLRRVVFALSDEQLLDIRPGSGRPPVPQDGPALLDEVRAVVEGYYR; this comes from the coding sequence ATGACCACACCCGACGACCACGCCCTCCTCCGCCGCGCCATCGCGCTGGCCGCCGAGGCGCGGACGAGCGGTAACCCGCCGTTCGGATCGCTGCTCTCGGCGCCGGACGGGACGGTGCTGGCGGAGGACCGCAACACCACACTCACCGACCGGGACATCACCGCGCACCCGGAGCTCAAACTGGCGCGCTGGGCCGCGAGGGAGCTGGACGCGGCCACGGCGGCCGAGACCACCATGTACACCAGCTGCCAGCCGTGCGGGATGTGCGAGGCGGCCATCCGACAGGCCGGGCTGCGACGGGTGGTGTTCGCCCTCTCCGACGAGCAACTCCTGGACATCAGGCCGGGCAGCGGGAGGCCACCCGTTCCGCAGGACGGCCCCGCGCTGCTCGATGAGGTCCGCGCCGTGGTCGAGGGGTACTACCGCTGA
- a CDS encoding ATP-binding protein yields MTADLTSDRPEPFWFPHSCTVLLPSAAIAPKICRDFVTGVLELIGFGHLADRAALCTSELVTNAHRYAEGLVQLQFTADLTRVRVSVYDGNPVRPRLRVATEEDRRGRGLGLVDALADAWGVTDSGFGLPVKGVWFELHTLRAVA; encoded by the coding sequence ATGACTGCTGACCTCACGTCGGACCGCCCCGAACCGTTCTGGTTCCCCCACTCCTGCACCGTCCTGCTGCCGTCCGCCGCCATCGCGCCGAAGATCTGCCGCGACTTCGTGACCGGTGTCCTGGAGCTGATCGGCTTCGGGCATCTCGCCGACCGGGCCGCCCTGTGCACGTCGGAGCTGGTCACCAACGCCCACCGGTACGCGGAGGGCCTGGTGCAGCTCCAGTTCACCGCCGACCTCACCAGGGTGCGGGTGTCGGTCTACGACGGTAACCCGGTCCGTCCCCGGCTCCGGGTGGCCACGGAGGAGGACCGGCGCGGGCGCGGCCTCGGCTTGGTCGACGCGCTGGCGGACGCCTGGGGAGTCACCGACTCGGGGTTCGGGTTGCCGGTCAAGGGCGTGTGGTTCGAGCTCCACACGCTGCGCGCGGTGGCGTGA
- a CDS encoding VOC family protein, with protein MSYAPQYAPSVSTVQLNHTAVHARDRQLSAEFLAAILGLVLGAPIGPFLPLDLGNGVTLDFYEKRDEPIQAQHYAFLVPDEQFDAMIARLEAVGVVYYADPHHGEPGRINRLFGGRGAYFEDPAGHNMEIMTRPYLRP; from the coding sequence ATGTCGTACGCCCCGCAGTACGCGCCGTCCGTCAGTACCGTCCAGCTCAACCACACAGCAGTCCACGCCAGGGACCGGCAGTTGTCGGCCGAGTTCCTCGCCGCGATCCTCGGCCTGGTGCTCGGCGCCCCGATCGGGCCGTTCCTGCCCCTGGATCTCGGCAACGGCGTCACGCTCGACTTCTACGAGAAGCGTGACGAGCCGATCCAGGCGCAGCACTACGCGTTCCTGGTACCCGACGAGCAGTTCGATGCCATGATCGCCCGGTTGGAGGCGGTCGGGGTCGTGTACTACGCCGATCCGCACCATGGCGAGCCCGGCCGGATCAACCGCCTCTTCGGTGGCCGGGGCGCGTACTTCGAGGACCCGGCCGGCCACAACATGGAGATCATGACCCGGCCCTACCTCCGGCCCTGA
- a CDS encoding DUF501 domain-containing protein → MTTENTPAGSDAPAVADHDVAAIAAQLGRVPRGLRGVAHRCPCGNPDVVETAPRLADGTPFPTLYYLTCPKAASLIGTLEADGVMKEQTARLAEDPQLAAAYQKAHEDYIARRDAIEVLEGFPSAGGMPDRVKCLHVLVGHSLAAGPGVNPLGDEAIGMLEDWWAKGPCVSAAEVAESAEKVAAKRAGAEDHAAVIAAKERLAAERAAKKRAAEEES, encoded by the coding sequence ATGACCACTGAGAACACCCCCGCCGGTTCCGACGCCCCCGCCGTCGCCGACCACGACGTCGCGGCCATCGCCGCCCAGCTCGGCCGCGTCCCGCGTGGTCTGCGCGGGGTGGCGCACCGCTGCCCGTGCGGCAACCCGGACGTCGTCGAGACGGCCCCGCGGCTCGCGGACGGTACGCCGTTCCCGACCCTCTACTACCTGACCTGCCCCAAGGCCGCCTCGCTGATCGGCACCCTGGAGGCGGACGGCGTGATGAAGGAGCAGACGGCCCGGCTCGCCGAGGACCCGCAGCTCGCCGCCGCCTACCAGAAGGCGCACGAGGACTACATCGCCCGCCGGGACGCGATCGAGGTGCTGGAGGGCTTCCCCAGCGCCGGCGGCATGCCGGACCGGGTGAAGTGCCTGCACGTGCTGGTCGGCCACTCGCTGGCGGCCGGGCCCGGTGTGAACCCGCTCGGCGATGAGGCGATCGGGATGCTGGAGGACTGGTGGGCCAAGGGCCCCTGCGTCTCCGCCGCCGAGGTGGCCGAGAGCGCGGAGAAGGTCGCCGCGAAGCGGGCCGGGGCAGAGGACCACGCGGCCGTGATCGCGGCCAAGGAACGACTGGCCGCAGAGCGCGCGGCGAAGAAGCGCGCGGCCGAGGAGGAGAGCTGA
- a CDS encoding DUF397 domain-containing protein, whose translation MPITWQKSSYSGGGDGADCIELALVDGAVLLRESDDPGVVVTTTPAKLRAFILGVKAGEFDHLADGVVRASDGR comes from the coding sequence GTGCCGATCACCTGGCAGAAGTCGTCGTACTCGGGTGGCGGAGACGGCGCCGACTGCATAGAGCTGGCCCTCGTCGACGGCGCCGTCCTGCTGCGTGAGAGCGACGACCCCGGAGTCGTCGTCACCACCACACCCGCCAAGCTCCGTGCGTTCATCCTCGGCGTCAAGGCGGGCGAGTTCGACCACCTCGCCGACGGCGTTGTCCGCGCCTCCGACGGGCGTTAG
- the eno gene encoding phosphopyruvate hydratase: MPSIDVVVAREILDSRGNPTVEVEVGLDDGSTGRAAVPSGASTGAFEALELRDGDKNRYFGKGVEKAVLAVIEQIGPELVGYDATEQRLIDQAMLDLDATPDKSSLGANAILGVSLAVAHAASEASDLPLFRYLGGPNAHVLPVPMMNILNGGSHADSNVDIQEFMIAPIGAESFSEAVRWGVEVYHTLKGVLKERGLSTGLGDEGGFAPNLESNREALDLIVEAIKKAGYVPGKDVALALDVAASEFYKDGAYQFEGKGLSSAELIDYYAELVAAYPLVSIEDPLDEQDWDGWKAMTVKLGDKVQLVGDDLFVTNPTRLARGIETGTANALLVKVNQIGSLTETLDAVELAQRNGYRCMMSHRSGETEDVTIADLAVATNCGQIKTGAPARSERVAKYNQLLRIEEILDDAAEYAGRGAFPRFRAAE; encoded by the coding sequence GTGCCGTCCATTGATGTCGTCGTAGCCCGTGAGATTCTCGACTCGCGTGGCAACCCCACGGTCGAGGTCGAGGTCGGTCTCGACGACGGCAGCACCGGCCGTGCCGCTGTCCCCTCGGGCGCCTCGACCGGTGCTTTCGAGGCGCTGGAGCTGCGTGACGGTGACAAGAACCGCTACTTCGGCAAGGGCGTGGAGAAGGCCGTTCTGGCCGTCATCGAGCAGATCGGCCCGGAGCTGGTCGGCTACGACGCCACCGAGCAGCGCCTGATCGACCAGGCCATGCTCGACCTGGACGCCACCCCGGACAAGTCCTCGCTCGGCGCCAACGCCATCCTGGGCGTCTCGCTGGCCGTCGCGCACGCCGCCTCCGAGGCCTCGGACCTGCCGCTGTTCCGCTACCTCGGCGGCCCGAACGCGCACGTCCTGCCCGTCCCGATGATGAACATCCTCAACGGCGGCTCGCACGCGGACTCCAACGTCGACATCCAGGAGTTCATGATCGCTCCGATCGGCGCGGAGTCCTTCTCCGAGGCCGTCCGCTGGGGCGTCGAGGTCTACCACACGCTCAAGGGCGTCCTGAAGGAGCGCGGCCTCTCCACCGGCCTCGGCGACGAGGGCGGCTTCGCCCCGAACCTGGAGAGCAACCGCGAGGCGCTCGACCTCATCGTCGAGGCCATCAAGAAGGCCGGCTACGTGCCCGGCAAGGACGTCGCGCTGGCGCTCGACGTCGCCGCCTCCGAGTTCTACAAGGACGGCGCCTACCAGTTCGAGGGCAAGGGCCTTTCCTCGGCCGAGCTCATCGACTACTACGCCGAGCTGGTCGCCGCCTACCCGCTGGTCTCCATCGAGGACCCGCTGGACGAGCAGGACTGGGACGGCTGGAAGGCCATGACCGTCAAGCTCGGTGACAAGGTCCAGCTGGTCGGCGACGACCTGTTCGTCACCAACCCGACCCGCCTCGCCCGCGGCATCGAGACCGGCACCGCCAACGCGCTGCTGGTGAAGGTCAACCAGATCGGCTCGCTCACCGAGACCCTGGACGCCGTCGAGCTGGCCCAGCGCAACGGCTACCGCTGCATGATGTCGCACCGCTCCGGTGAGACCGAGGACGTCACCATCGCGGACCTCGCCGTCGCCACCAACTGCGGCCAGATCAAGACCGGCGCCCCGGCCCGCTCCGAGCGCGTCGCCAAGTACAACCAGCTGCTGCGCATCGAGGAGATCCTCGACGACGCCGCCGAGTACGCCGGCCGCGGCGCCTTCCCGCGCTTCCGCGCGGCGGAGTAG
- a CDS encoding helix-turn-helix domain-containing protein, giving the protein MPPRINPTARNERLGTELRKLREQAGMTARAAASLLGADQAQMSNLEAGRVGASAERVRRLAAHYACDDTALVDALVEMATERTRGWWEEYREVLPRNFLDLSELEFHATAMRTVKVVEIPGIMQTEAHARAVFGYYPPPLPPRDLEARVAHRMQRRTVLDRAHPPLVEAVVHEAALHMTVGGPRTAREQLGLLLELSDRPNISVRVIPFSAGEFAGPGVSMLYLDGPVRQLDTVQVDTPLNGVLMNAEAQLRRYRTLYAKVVGASLGVAASRDLIHRLAKDL; this is encoded by the coding sequence ATGCCACCGAGGATCAATCCCACCGCACGGAACGAGCGCCTGGGAACAGAGCTGAGGAAACTGCGCGAACAGGCCGGCATGACGGCCCGTGCGGCCGCCAGCCTCCTCGGAGCCGACCAGGCCCAGATGTCGAACCTGGAGGCCGGGAGGGTCGGCGCCAGCGCCGAACGCGTGCGGCGGCTCGCGGCACACTACGCCTGTGACGACACGGCCCTCGTCGACGCGCTCGTGGAGATGGCGACGGAGCGCACCCGGGGCTGGTGGGAAGAGTATCGGGAGGTACTCCCGCGCAACTTCCTCGACCTGTCGGAGCTGGAGTTCCACGCCACGGCCATGCGCACGGTCAAGGTCGTCGAGATCCCCGGCATCATGCAGACCGAAGCGCATGCCAGAGCCGTCTTCGGCTACTACCCACCACCACTGCCGCCGAGGGATCTGGAAGCCCGGGTCGCCCACCGCATGCAGCGCCGTACGGTTCTGGACCGCGCCCATCCGCCCCTGGTCGAGGCGGTGGTCCACGAGGCAGCTCTGCACATGACGGTCGGTGGACCGCGAACTGCTCGCGAGCAGCTCGGCCTCCTACTCGAACTCTCCGACCGTCCGAACATCAGCGTCCGCGTGATCCCCTTCTCGGCGGGCGAGTTCGCGGGGCCAGGCGTATCGATGCTGTACCTCGACGGGCCGGTCCGCCAGCTCGACACGGTCCAGGTGGACACCCCCTTGAACGGAGTCCTGATGAATGCGGAGGCACAGCTCAGGAGGTATCGAACGCTCTATGCAAAGGTAGTGGGCGCATCGCTAGGGGTCGCCGCATCACGTGACCTCATCCATCGCCTTGCCAAGGACCTCTGA
- a CDS encoding exopolyphosphatase: protein MGTTRVAAIDCGTNSIRLLVADLDPGTGAITDLDRRMVINRLGQGVDRTGRLAPEALERTFAACREYAEVITSYGVTPERIRFVATSASRDAENSDEYTSGVRDILGVAPEVVSGDEEARLSFVGATKELTGGQFPTPYLVFDLGGGSTEFVLGTDDVEAARSVDLGCVRLTERHFAGAELPTLGQISAAKAHIRGELDKAAEAVPLSGAATLVGLAGTVTTVSAIALELPEYDSARIHHSRISRDEVAEIAGRLLSSTHAERAAIPAMHPGRVDVIAAGALELLEIMTRTGADEVVVSEHDILDGIAWSLV, encoded by the coding sequence ATGGGCACCACCCGGGTCGCCGCGATCGACTGCGGCACCAACTCGATCCGGCTCCTGGTCGCCGACCTCGACCCCGGGACCGGCGCGATCACCGACCTCGACCGACGGATGGTCATCAACCGGCTGGGCCAGGGCGTCGACCGCACCGGCCGGCTGGCGCCCGAGGCCCTGGAGCGGACCTTCGCGGCCTGCCGCGAGTACGCCGAGGTGATCACCTCCTACGGGGTGACGCCGGAGCGGATCCGCTTCGTGGCCACCAGCGCCTCGCGGGACGCCGAGAACAGCGACGAGTACACCAGCGGGGTGCGCGACATCCTGGGCGTGGCGCCCGAGGTGGTCAGCGGTGACGAGGAGGCGCGGCTGTCCTTCGTCGGCGCGACCAAGGAGCTCACCGGCGGTCAGTTCCCCACTCCGTACCTGGTGTTCGACCTGGGCGGCGGGTCGACCGAGTTCGTGCTGGGCACGGACGACGTCGAGGCCGCCCGCTCGGTCGACCTCGGCTGCGTCCGGCTGACCGAGCGGCACTTCGCGGGGGCCGAACTGCCCACGCTGGGCCAGATCTCCGCCGCCAAGGCGCACATCAGGGGCGAGCTGGACAAGGCGGCCGAGGCCGTCCCGCTGAGCGGCGCGGCCACCCTCGTGGGCCTGGCCGGCACCGTCACCACGGTGTCCGCGATCGCGCTGGAGCTGCCCGAGTACGACTCCGCCCGGATCCACCACTCGCGGATCTCGCGGGACGAGGTCGCGGAGATCGCCGGGCGGCTGCTGAGCTCCACCCACGCCGAACGGGCGGCGATCCCGGCGATGCACCCGGGCCGGGTGGACGTGATCGCCGCGGGCGCCCTGGAACTGCTGGAGATCATGACGCGGACCGGCGCCGACGAGGTGGTCGTCAGCGAGCACGACATCCTGGACGGCATCGCCTGGAGTCTCGTCTGA
- a CDS encoding DUF5984 family protein gives MADDELRFRFELRDLADVRPWGGEHNPTLHWFALTAGWYWIELGGHELLRYSERTLRRWREEFGTQDRPYVDHFVVRIWEDVLEILADVMEPVPRDLVGFVSSDLAGSPVWDEDEVTPEAEAAADWHGRRSMYMGPLVNAPHIRWWRTVFDGADRISVSWTHEPDHEIEFAAPLTGLVTLSADHLSAAVADLDRALLAAMERRVAALEAAGGPPGVGLDVEQLRRDHEGRSARLERARTRTPATDWAAVRAGAREFLAAGRQRPADGA, from the coding sequence GTGGCGGACGACGAGCTGCGGTTCCGGTTCGAGCTGCGGGATCTGGCGGACGTCCGCCCGTGGGGTGGGGAACACAACCCGACGCTGCACTGGTTCGCGCTGACCGCCGGCTGGTACTGGATCGAGCTGGGCGGCCACGAGCTGCTGCGCTACTCCGAGCGCACGCTGCGACGGTGGCGCGAGGAGTTCGGCACGCAGGACCGCCCGTACGTCGACCACTTCGTCGTCCGGATCTGGGAGGACGTCCTGGAGATCCTGGCGGACGTCATGGAGCCGGTGCCGCGGGATCTGGTCGGGTTCGTGTCGAGCGATCTCGCCGGTAGCCCGGTCTGGGACGAGGACGAGGTCACCCCCGAGGCCGAGGCGGCCGCCGACTGGCACGGGCGCCGCTCGATGTACATGGGCCCGCTGGTCAACGCCCCGCACATCCGCTGGTGGCGGACGGTCTTCGACGGGGCCGACCGGATCAGCGTCAGTTGGACGCACGAGCCCGACCACGAGATCGAGTTCGCTGCGCCGCTGACGGGCCTCGTCACCCTCTCGGCCGACCACCTGTCGGCCGCCGTCGCCGACCTGGACCGGGCCCTGCTGGCGGCGATGGAGCGACGCGTCGCCGCCCTGGAGGCCGCCGGCGGGCCGCCCGGCGTGGGCCTGGACGTCGAGCAGCTCCGCCGTGACCACGAAGGCCGGTCGGCCCGGCTGGAACGGGCCCGCACGCGCACTCCCGCCACCGACTGGGCGGCCGTCCGGGCCGGGGCCCGGGAGTTCCTCGCCGCCGGGCGGCAGCGCCCGGCGGACGGCGCGTGA
- a CDS encoding MazG family protein: MTSTVPVPKLILLTTTHRVAPGLLSWPAWEALRGADRVLAGDPDHPQLPALRQAGVRVEIVERGTAPSLARLLSDARVPVTLWLGGPDGDPGLTDALARLAVEEAGAVPEIELLPGSYDLPGARLLDLVSVMDRLRSPGGCPWDAEQTHASLVKYLVEEAFELVEAIEEGDRETLREELGDVLLQVFFHSRIAEEDAQDPFSIDDVAGDIVEKLMYRHPHVFGDVEAGGAAEVEANWEQLKAAEKQRESVLDGVPAGLPALAYAAKLVSRVRRAGFTGVPDAPYELPAQLTADSAGRLLLAVAQRAHDADVDVDAALRAAARGYRRDVRAAEGLTD, translated from the coding sequence GTGACCTCGACTGTGCCCGTTCCGAAGCTGATCCTGCTCACCACCACCCACCGGGTCGCCCCCGGTCTGCTCTCCTGGCCGGCCTGGGAGGCCCTGCGCGGCGCCGACCGGGTGCTCGCGGGCGACCCGGACCACCCGCAACTGCCGGCCCTGCGGCAGGCGGGCGTCCGGGTGGAGATCGTCGAACGGGGGACGGCTCCGTCGCTCGCCCGCCTGCTGTCGGACGCCCGGGTGCCGGTCACGCTCTGGCTGGGCGGTCCCGACGGCGACCCCGGGCTGACGGACGCGCTGGCCAGGCTCGCGGTCGAGGAGGCCGGCGCCGTCCCGGAGATCGAGCTGCTGCCCGGCTCGTACGACCTGCCCGGCGCCCGGCTGCTGGACCTGGTCTCGGTGATGGACCGGCTGCGCTCGCCCGGCGGTTGCCCGTGGGACGCCGAGCAGACCCACGCGTCGCTGGTGAAGTACCTGGTGGAGGAAGCCTTCGAGCTGGTGGAGGCGATCGAGGAGGGGGATCGTGAGACCCTCCGCGAGGAGCTGGGGGACGTCCTGCTCCAGGTGTTCTTCCACTCCCGGATCGCGGAGGAGGACGCACAGGACCCGTTCTCCATCGACGACGTCGCGGGCGACATCGTCGAGAAGCTGATGTACCGCCACCCGCACGTCTTCGGTGACGTGGAGGCCGGTGGCGCGGCCGAGGTCGAGGCCAACTGGGAGCAGCTGAAGGCCGCCGAGAAGCAGCGTGAGTCGGTGCTGGACGGCGTGCCGGCCGGGCTGCCGGCCCTGGCGTACGCGGCGAAGCTGGTCTCCCGGGTGCGGCGGGCGGGGTTCACCGGCGTGCCGGACGCCCCGTACGAGCTGCCGGCCCAGCTGACCGCGGACTCCGCGGGGCGTCTGCTGCTCGCGGTGGCGCAGCGGGCGCACGACGCGGACGTGGACGTGGACGCCGCCCTCCGGGCGGCGGCGCGGGGCTACCGCCGGGACGTGCGGGCCGCGGAGGGCCTGACGGACTGA
- a CDS encoding transglycosylase family protein: MLFVGNGRHRRRTRTEKVIAVAGVAGIGLSMPLLTATGAHAAPVTIWDKVAQCESGGNWSINTGNGYYGGLQFSQSTWKAYGGGQYAPQAHRASKGQQISVAEKVLAAQGPGAWPVCSGKAGLRKGGPAAQADTSDSVTESSSAESSADSRSADSRSAAAPPGADRSDDTADRNPDFTGRTGWDADARVFWYQDNGDWYWTSHRSVYDQYAGAAAQAAPQAAAATATAPVTGGRSYTVQSGDTLGSIAGGQGVAGGWSALYDGNRPVVGGDPDLIVPGQVLDLGRA; encoded by the coding sequence ATGCTGTTCGTTGGTAACGGTCGTCACCGTCGTCGTACCCGGACCGAGAAGGTCATCGCCGTGGCGGGCGTGGCCGGCATCGGCCTCTCGATGCCGCTCCTCACCGCCACCGGCGCCCACGCGGCCCCCGTCACCATCTGGGACAAGGTGGCCCAGTGCGAGAGCGGCGGGAACTGGAGCATCAACACCGGCAACGGGTACTACGGCGGGCTGCAGTTCAGTCAGAGCACCTGGAAGGCCTACGGCGGCGGCCAGTACGCCCCACAGGCGCACCGGGCCAGTAAGGGGCAGCAGATCTCGGTCGCGGAGAAGGTGCTCGCCGCGCAGGGGCCCGGCGCCTGGCCGGTCTGCTCGGGCAAGGCCGGCCTGCGCAAGGGCGGCCCGGCCGCCCAGGCCGACACCTCCGACTCCGTCACCGAGTCCTCCTCCGCGGAGTCCTCGGCCGACTCCCGCTCGGCCGACTCCCGCTCGGCCGCCGCGCCGCCGGGGGCGGACCGGTCGGACGACACGGCCGACCGGAACCCCGACTTCACCGGCCGTACGGGCTGGGACGCGGACGCCCGGGTCTTCTGGTACCAGGACAACGGCGACTGGTACTGGACCAGCCACCGCAGCGTCTACGACCAGTACGCGGGCGCCGCCGCGCAGGCCGCCCCGCAGGCCGCGGCCGCCACGGCCACCGCTCCCGTCACCGGCGGCCGGAGCTACACCGTGCAGAGCGGCGACACCCTCGGTTCCATCGCCGGCGGCCAGGGCGTGGCCGGCGGCTGGAGCGCGCTGTACGACGGCAACCGTCCGGTCGTCGGCGGCGACCCGGACCTCATCGTGCCGGGTCAGGTCCTGGATCTCGGGCGGGCCTGA